A stretch of the Xiphias gladius isolate SHS-SW01 ecotype Sanya breed wild chromosome 19, ASM1685928v1, whole genome shotgun sequence genome encodes the following:
- the rgmb gene encoding RGM domain family member B, whose amino-acid sequence MGRAGCCCRGAERLASPSLVRRFRPLLLLIIALCYGAHIGQCQVASPQCRIQKCTTDFVSLTSHLTLPEDGRFIEFCKALRSYSACTQRTAKSCRGNLVFHSAVLGISDLMIQRNCSRDGPTSSTRPEVHHEPCNYHSRTQHAHTHSHVHSHTHSHTHDQGHSHYRPGYLFCGLFGDPHLRTFKDSFQTCKVEGAWPLIDNDYLSVQVTNVPVLPGSSATATNKITIIFKPYEGCTDQRVYQAVTDNLPAAFDDGTVSSGDPIHTFAGADGAAGKVRALWISERTPGQHVELHAGYIGVTIIVRQLGRYLTLAVRIPEELAKAYDATQDLQLCLNGCPSGERIDQAGHLSLPLSPRALGLQLQQLRRPSYSSQIQAYPYGTSQVFDVDGAMDHCREELVVQDIYFYSCVFDLLTTGDANFTVAAYSAREDMESLHPHRDGWRIIHRDSDTSTLHSDCQPIKGLTLLLLCALSVVLM is encoded by the exons ATGGGGAGAGCCGGATGCTGTTGCCGCGGGGCTGAGCGCCTCGCCTCCCCGTCTCTGGTGCGCCGCTTCcggccactgctgctgctgatcatCGCTCTCTGCTATGGAGCTCACATTG GTCAGTGTCAAGTGGCCAGCCCTCAGTGTCGTATCCAGAAGTGCACCACGGACTTCGTCTCCCTGACCTCCCACCTGACGCTGCCCGAGGATGGCCGTTTCATCGAATTTTGCAAGGCTTTGCGTTCATACTCGGCCTGCACCCAGAGGACGGCCAAGTCCTGCCGGGGAAACCTGGTCTTCCACTCAGCTGTCTTGGGCATCTCAGACCTCATGATCCAGAGGAATTGCTCCAGAGATGGGCCCACTTCCTCCACGCGACCTGAGGTCCACCATGAGCCCTGCAACTACCACAGTCGCACCCAgcacgcccacacacactctcacgtGCATTCACACACGCACTCCCACACTCACGACCAGGGCCACAGCCACTATCGGCCTGGGTACCTATTCTGTGGGCTGTTTGGGGACCCACACCTGAGGACATTCAAGGACAGCTTCCAGACTTGCAAGGTGGAGGGGGCGTGGCCTCTCATCGATAATGACTATCTGTCGGTGCAGGTCACTAATGTTCCTGTGTTACCTGGCTCCAGTGCCACAGCGACCAATAAG ATCACCATCATCTTCAAGCCCTATGAGGGTTGCACAGACCAGAGGGTATACCAGGCCGTCACAGACAACCTCCCTGCTGCATTTGATGATGGCACCGTGAGCAGTGGAGACCCCATCCACACTTTCGCTGGTGCAGATGGTGCAGCAGGGAAGGTCCGAGCTCTGTGGATCTCTGAGCGCACCCCGGGGCAGCACGTGGAGCTGCATGCTGGCTACATTGGTGTGACTATAATCGTTCGCCAGCTGGGCCGCTACCTGACCCTAGCAGTGCGGATCCCAGAGGAGCTGGCTAAGGCCTACGATGCCACCCAGGACCTGCAGCTCTGTCTGAATGGCTGCCCCAGCGGAGAACGCATCGACCAGGCAGGGCATCTTTCCTTGCCCCTCTCCCCTCGTGCGCTTGGCCTACAGCTTCAGCAGCTGCGTCGGCCTAGCTATTCCTCACAGATACAAGCTTACCCCTATGGTACCTCACAGGTTTTTGATGTGGATGGGGCAATGGATCACTGCAGGGAGGAGCTGGTGGTGCAGGACATTTACTTCTACTCCTGTGTGTTTGATCTGTTGACCACTGGGGATGCTAATTTCACAGTGGCAGCGTACAGCGCCAGGGAGGACATGGAGAGTCTCCACCCGCACCGGGATGGATGGAGGATCATCCACCGTGACTCTGACACCTCCACCTTACACTCTGATTGTCAACCTATCAAAGGGCTCACTCTGCTCCTGCTGTGTGCTCTGAGTGTGGTGTTGATGTAA